One window from the genome of Anguilla rostrata isolate EN2019 chromosome 5, ASM1855537v3, whole genome shotgun sequence encodes:
- the sh3gl3a gene encoding endophilin-A3a isoform X4 encodes MEMERKIDVTNKSVFDILSKTTEYLQPNPASRAKLGMLNTVSKIRGQVKTTGYPQPEGLLGDCMLRYGRELGEESTFGCALVDIGEAMKQMADVKDSLDINVKQNFIDPLQTLQDKDLKEIGHHLKKLEGRRLDFDYKKKRQGKIPDEEIKQAVEKFEESKELAERSMFNFLENDVEQVSQLSALIEAALDYHHQSAEILEELNSKLQSRITAASNRPKREFKPKSITTSLETIDNIQHNGLSYSSSFKSTDIQINHTVNGKTEQFTPTPLTWPDSPNGNQSEVHLDQPCCRSLYDFDPENEGELGFKEGDIIILTNQIDENWYEGMINGESGFFPISYVDVIVPLPQ; translated from the exons ATGGAAATGGAAAGG AAAATTGATGTCACCAACAAATCTGTTTTCGACATCCTGTCCAAAACCACAGAATACCTCCAACCAAACCCGG CATCCAGAGCCAAACTGGGCATGCTCAACACGGTGTCCAAAATCCGAGGGCAGGTGAAGACCACGGGTTACCCCCAGCCGGAGGGGTTGCTGGGCGACTGCATGCTGCGGTATGGCAGGGAGCTGGGAGAGGAGTCCACGTTCG GGTGCGCGTTGGTTGACATCGGCGAGGCCATGAAACAAATGGCGGACGTGAAAGACTCCCTGGACATCAACGTAAAGCAGAACTTCATCGACCCGCTGCAGACCCTGCAGGACAAAGACTTGAAAGAGATCGGG CATCATTTAAAGAAGCTGGAGGGCCGACGATTAGACTTCGATTACAAGAAGAAACGACAGGGGAAGATCCCGGACGAGGAGATCAAACAGGCGGTGGAGAAGTTCGAGGAGTCCAAAGAGCTGGCCGAGAGAAGCATGTTCAACTTCCTGGAGAACGAC GTGGAGCAGGTGAGCCAGTTGTCTGCCCTGATAGAGGCGGCACTAGACTATCACCACCAGTCCGCGGAAATCCTGGAAGAACTCAACAGCAAGTTACAGAGCAG GATAACCGCAGCGAGCAACCGCCCGAAGAGGGAGTTCAAGCCAAAGTCTATAACGACCAGCTTAGAAACCATtgataacatacaacacaacGGGCTGTCCTACAGCTCGTCATTCAAATCAACAG ATATCCAGATCAACCACActgtaaatggaaaaa CGGAGCAGTTCACACCTACGCCCCTAACATGGCCTGACAGCCCAAACGGCAATC AGTCCGAGGTGCACCTGGACCAGCCCTGCTGCCGGTCGCTCTACGACTTCGACCCCGAGAACGAGGGCGAGCTGGGCTTCAAGGAAGGCGacatcatcatcctcaccaACCAGATCGACGAGAACTGGTACGAGGGCATGATCAACGGGGAGTCCGGCTTCTTTCCCATCAGCTACGTGGACGTCATTGTGCCTTTGCCGCAGTGA
- the sh3gl3a gene encoding endophilin-A3a isoform X2, whose amino-acid sequence MLLSEKISGVEGTKLDEDFMEMERKIDVTNKSVFDILSKTTEYLQPNPASRAKLGMLNTVSKIRGQVKTTGYPQPEGLLGDCMLRYGRELGEESTFGCALVDIGEAMKQMADVKDSLDINVKQNFIDPLQTLQDKDLKEIGHHLKKLEGRRLDFDYKKKRQGKIPDEEIKQAVEKFEESKELAERSMFNFLENDVEQVSQLSALIEAALDYHHQSAEILEELNSKLQSRITAASNRPKREFKPKSITTSLETIDNIQHNGLSYSSSFKSTDIQINHTVNGKTEQFTPTPLTWPDSPNGNQSEVHLDQPCCRSLYDFDPENEGELGFKEGDIIILTNQIDENWYEGMINGESGFFPISYVDVIVPLPQ is encoded by the exons atg cTGCTGAGTGAGAAGATAAGCGGGGTGGAGGGGACGAAGCTGGATGAAGACTTCATGGAAATGGAAAGG AAAATTGATGTCACCAACAAATCTGTTTTCGACATCCTGTCCAAAACCACAGAATACCTCCAACCAAACCCGG CATCCAGAGCCAAACTGGGCATGCTCAACACGGTGTCCAAAATCCGAGGGCAGGTGAAGACCACGGGTTACCCCCAGCCGGAGGGGTTGCTGGGCGACTGCATGCTGCGGTATGGCAGGGAGCTGGGAGAGGAGTCCACGTTCG GGTGCGCGTTGGTTGACATCGGCGAGGCCATGAAACAAATGGCGGACGTGAAAGACTCCCTGGACATCAACGTAAAGCAGAACTTCATCGACCCGCTGCAGACCCTGCAGGACAAAGACTTGAAAGAGATCGGG CATCATTTAAAGAAGCTGGAGGGCCGACGATTAGACTTCGATTACAAGAAGAAACGACAGGGGAAGATCCCGGACGAGGAGATCAAACAGGCGGTGGAGAAGTTCGAGGAGTCCAAAGAGCTGGCCGAGAGAAGCATGTTCAACTTCCTGGAGAACGAC GTGGAGCAGGTGAGCCAGTTGTCTGCCCTGATAGAGGCGGCACTAGACTATCACCACCAGTCCGCGGAAATCCTGGAAGAACTCAACAGCAAGTTACAGAGCAG GATAACCGCAGCGAGCAACCGCCCGAAGAGGGAGTTCAAGCCAAAGTCTATAACGACCAGCTTAGAAACCATtgataacatacaacacaacGGGCTGTCCTACAGCTCGTCATTCAAATCAACAG ATATCCAGATCAACCACActgtaaatggaaaaa CGGAGCAGTTCACACCTACGCCCCTAACATGGCCTGACAGCCCAAACGGCAATC AGTCCGAGGTGCACCTGGACCAGCCCTGCTGCCGGTCGCTCTACGACTTCGACCCCGAGAACGAGGGCGAGCTGGGCTTCAAGGAAGGCGacatcatcatcctcaccaACCAGATCGACGAGAACTGGTACGAGGGCATGATCAACGGGGAGTCCGGCTTCTTTCCCATCAGCTACGTGGACGTCATTGTGCCTTTGCCGCAGTGA
- the sh3gl3a gene encoding endophilin-A3a isoform X3, whose product MSVAGLKKQFHKASQLLSEKISGVEGTKLDEDFMEMERKIDVTNKSVFDILSKTTEYLQPNPASRAKLGMLNTVSKIRGQVKTTGYPQPEGLLGDCMLRYGRELGEESTFGCALVDIGEAMKQMADVKDSLDINVKQNFIDPLQTLQDKDLKEIGHHLKKLEGRRLDFDYKKKRQGKIPDEEIKQAVEKFEESKELAERSMFNFLENDVEQVSQLSALIEAALDYHHQSAEILEELNSKLQSRITAASNRPKREFKPKSITTSLETIDNIQHNGLSYSSSFKSTESEVHLDQPCCRSLYDFDPENEGELGFKEGDIIILTNQIDENWYEGMINGESGFFPISYVDVIVPLPQ is encoded by the exons cTGCTGAGTGAGAAGATAAGCGGGGTGGAGGGGACGAAGCTGGATGAAGACTTCATGGAAATGGAAAGG AAAATTGATGTCACCAACAAATCTGTTTTCGACATCCTGTCCAAAACCACAGAATACCTCCAACCAAACCCGG CATCCAGAGCCAAACTGGGCATGCTCAACACGGTGTCCAAAATCCGAGGGCAGGTGAAGACCACGGGTTACCCCCAGCCGGAGGGGTTGCTGGGCGACTGCATGCTGCGGTATGGCAGGGAGCTGGGAGAGGAGTCCACGTTCG GGTGCGCGTTGGTTGACATCGGCGAGGCCATGAAACAAATGGCGGACGTGAAAGACTCCCTGGACATCAACGTAAAGCAGAACTTCATCGACCCGCTGCAGACCCTGCAGGACAAAGACTTGAAAGAGATCGGG CATCATTTAAAGAAGCTGGAGGGCCGACGATTAGACTTCGATTACAAGAAGAAACGACAGGGGAAGATCCCGGACGAGGAGATCAAACAGGCGGTGGAGAAGTTCGAGGAGTCCAAAGAGCTGGCCGAGAGAAGCATGTTCAACTTCCTGGAGAACGAC GTGGAGCAGGTGAGCCAGTTGTCTGCCCTGATAGAGGCGGCACTAGACTATCACCACCAGTCCGCGGAAATCCTGGAAGAACTCAACAGCAAGTTACAGAGCAG GATAACCGCAGCGAGCAACCGCCCGAAGAGGGAGTTCAAGCCAAAGTCTATAACGACCAGCTTAGAAACCATtgataacatacaacacaacGGGCTGTCCTACAGCTCGTCATTCAAATCAACAG AGTCCGAGGTGCACCTGGACCAGCCCTGCTGCCGGTCGCTCTACGACTTCGACCCCGAGAACGAGGGCGAGCTGGGCTTCAAGGAAGGCGacatcatcatcctcaccaACCAGATCGACGAGAACTGGTACGAGGGCATGATCAACGGGGAGTCCGGCTTCTTTCCCATCAGCTACGTGGACGTCATTGTGCCTTTGCCGCAGTGA
- the zgc:158785 gene encoding E3 ubiquitin-protein ligase MARCHF3: MASEEPVDPAVAGTVVKAPPDGSQEEHLAPPVQEVIDCSSHVPYAVSSPSTSSLCSEDSFCRICHEGDGVEDLLSPCECAGTLAMVHCSCLERWLTASNTSRCELCHFEFALERLPKPLTEWLDTPSMQHQRRTLCGDIICFMFITPLACLSGWLCVQGAMDLYYSNSMEAIGLIVLTLALFSIYLFWTFVSLRYHIHLFEVWKRTNQRVRLQISRPALLPPRQQEFPQLFINKDTSKETVV, translated from the exons ATGGCCTCTGAGGAACCTGTGGACCCGGCAGTGGCCGGTACTGTGGTGAAAGCTCCTCCAGACGGCTCACAAGAGGAGCATTTGGCCCCCCCTGTGCAGGAAGTGATTGACTGCAGTAGCCATGTACCATATGCAGTGTCCAGTCCCAGCACCAGCAG cCTTTGCAGTGAGGACTCCTTCTGTCGGATCTGTCACGAGGGCGACGGCGTGGAGGACCTTCTGTCCCCCTGCGAATGCGCCGGCACTCTGGCCATGGTCCACTGCAGCTGTCTGGAGCGTTGGCTGACGGCCTCAAACACCAGTCGCTGCGAGCTCTGCCACTTTGAATTTGCCTTGGAACGCTTGCCAAAGCCACTCACCGAG TGGCTGGACACCCCGTCCATGCAGCACCAGAGGCGAACGCTGTGTGGTGACATCATCTGTTTTATGTTCATCACTCCGCTGGCCTGTCTCTCCGGCTGGCTGTGTGTCCAGGGGGCCATGGACCTCTATTACAGCAACAGCATGGAGGCTATTGGCCTCATAGTCCTCACTCTTGCACTGTTCTCCATCTACCTGTTCTGGACCTTT GTGTCTTTGCGCTACCACATTCATCTCTTTGAGGTGTGGAAAAGGACCAATCAGAGAGTCAGGCTCCAGATCTCCAGGCCAGCACTGTTACCACCTCGCCAACAAGAATTTCCCCAGCTCTTCATAAACAAGGACACCAGCAAGGAGACAGTGGTGTAG
- the gjd6 gene encoding gap junction protein delta 6, with the protein MAPQLQGQSCNMKTAVRGTARSKVDLFQVVYFGKVLRRDMTEWTLLKRLLDAVHQHSTMIGRIWLTVMVIFRLLIVAVATEDVYTDEQEMFVCNTIQPGCSNICYDSFAPISQPRFWVFQIITVSTPSLCFIIYTWHNLSKHPEGEHVKESRETYDRSCDSDSCSIKSHRHLGHSLADVLEGIAAQSNHKAASGSSVARSRVFQESGKSGVLSKYYVFHVCFRATLEIGFVFAQWLLFGFHVPSHFVCTAFPCSQRVDCYVSRPTEKTVFLVFMFCVGIFCIFLNFLELNHLGWKKIKTSIRIKESPWRGYEAINQDSQSVASLTFRDITSTTSLPTLDLVVEHKPDWTCTGNCSPLKNETAAEAQSQDNPRGTHSVKSKTSKGRSSKQRSSEVWI; encoded by the coding sequence ATGGCACCGCAGCTCCAGGGCCAGAGCTGTAACATGAAAACGGCTGTCCGCGGCACTGCCAGGAGTAAAGTGGATCTATTTCAAGTCGTGTACTTCGGGAAAGTCCTGCGCAGAGACATGACCGAGTGGACCCTGCTGAAGCGCCTCCTGGACGCCGTGCACCAGCACTCCACCATGATCGGTCGGATCTGGCTCACCGTCATGGTGATCTTCCGGCTCCTCATCGTGGCCGTGGCCACcgaggacgtctacacggacgAGCAGGAGATGTTCGTCTGCAACACCATCCAGCCGGGCTGCTCCAACATCTGCTACGACTCCTTCGCGCCCATCTCCCAGCCCAGGTTCTGGGTGTTCCAGATCATCACCGTGTCCACGCCGTCCTTGTGCTTCATCATCTACACCTGGCACAACCTCTCCAAACATCCGGAGGGGGAGCACGTTAAAGAGAGCCGAGAGACCTACGACAGGAGTTGCGACTCCGACAGCTGCTCCATCAAATCCCACAGACACCTGGGGCACAGCCTGGCAGACGTGCTGGAGGGCATCGCTGCTCAGAGCAATCACAAAGCGGCCAGCGGCAGCTCTGTCGCAAGATCGCGAGTCTTCCAGGAAAGCGGGAAGTCGGGAGTCCTGTCGAAATACTACGTCTTCCACGTGTGCTTCCGGGCGACCCTGGAGATCGGCTTCGTCTTCGCCCAGTGGCTCCTGTTCGGGTTCCACGTCCCCTCTCACTTCGTGTGCACCGCCTTCCCCTGCTCCCAGAGGGTGGACTGCTACGTCTCCCGGCCTACGGAGAAGACCGTCTTCCTCGTCTTCATGTTCTGCGTTGGGATATTCTGCATCTTCCTCAACTTCCTGGAGCTGAACCACTTGGGCTGGAAAAAGATCAAGACGTCTATCCGCATAAAAGAGAGCCCGTGGAGAGGCTACGAGGCCATAAACCAGGACAGCCAATCGGTGGCCTCCCTTACATTCAGGGACATTACCAGCACCACGTCTCTGCCCACGTTAGACCTGGTGGTGGAACACAAGCCAGACTGGACCTGCACAGGAAACTGCTCCCCGCTCAAAAACGAAACGGCCGCAGAAGCGCAAAGCCAGGACAACCCCAGAGGAACGCATTCTGTAAAGAGCAAGACCAGCAAAGGGAGGTCCTCCAAGCAGAGGAGCTCCGAGGTCTGGATATAA
- the sh3gl3a gene encoding endophilin-A3a isoform X1, translated as MSVAGLKKQFHKASQLLSEKISGVEGTKLDEDFMEMERKIDVTNKSVFDILSKTTEYLQPNPASRAKLGMLNTVSKIRGQVKTTGYPQPEGLLGDCMLRYGRELGEESTFGCALVDIGEAMKQMADVKDSLDINVKQNFIDPLQTLQDKDLKEIGHHLKKLEGRRLDFDYKKKRQGKIPDEEIKQAVEKFEESKELAERSMFNFLENDVEQVSQLSALIEAALDYHHQSAEILEELNSKLQSRITAASNRPKREFKPKSITTSLETIDNIQHNGLSYSSSFKSTDIQINHTVNGKTEQFTPTPLTWPDSPNGNQSEVHLDQPCCRSLYDFDPENEGELGFKEGDIIILTNQIDENWYEGMINGESGFFPISYVDVIVPLPQ; from the exons cTGCTGAGTGAGAAGATAAGCGGGGTGGAGGGGACGAAGCTGGATGAAGACTTCATGGAAATGGAAAGG AAAATTGATGTCACCAACAAATCTGTTTTCGACATCCTGTCCAAAACCACAGAATACCTCCAACCAAACCCGG CATCCAGAGCCAAACTGGGCATGCTCAACACGGTGTCCAAAATCCGAGGGCAGGTGAAGACCACGGGTTACCCCCAGCCGGAGGGGTTGCTGGGCGACTGCATGCTGCGGTATGGCAGGGAGCTGGGAGAGGAGTCCACGTTCG GGTGCGCGTTGGTTGACATCGGCGAGGCCATGAAACAAATGGCGGACGTGAAAGACTCCCTGGACATCAACGTAAAGCAGAACTTCATCGACCCGCTGCAGACCCTGCAGGACAAAGACTTGAAAGAGATCGGG CATCATTTAAAGAAGCTGGAGGGCCGACGATTAGACTTCGATTACAAGAAGAAACGACAGGGGAAGATCCCGGACGAGGAGATCAAACAGGCGGTGGAGAAGTTCGAGGAGTCCAAAGAGCTGGCCGAGAGAAGCATGTTCAACTTCCTGGAGAACGAC GTGGAGCAGGTGAGCCAGTTGTCTGCCCTGATAGAGGCGGCACTAGACTATCACCACCAGTCCGCGGAAATCCTGGAAGAACTCAACAGCAAGTTACAGAGCAG GATAACCGCAGCGAGCAACCGCCCGAAGAGGGAGTTCAAGCCAAAGTCTATAACGACCAGCTTAGAAACCATtgataacatacaacacaacGGGCTGTCCTACAGCTCGTCATTCAAATCAACAG ATATCCAGATCAACCACActgtaaatggaaaaa CGGAGCAGTTCACACCTACGCCCCTAACATGGCCTGACAGCCCAAACGGCAATC AGTCCGAGGTGCACCTGGACCAGCCCTGCTGCCGGTCGCTCTACGACTTCGACCCCGAGAACGAGGGCGAGCTGGGCTTCAAGGAAGGCGacatcatcatcctcaccaACCAGATCGACGAGAACTGGTACGAGGGCATGATCAACGGGGAGTCCGGCTTCTTTCCCATCAGCTACGTGGACGTCATTGTGCCTTTGCCGCAGTGA